One Ureaplasma urealyticum serovar 8 str. ATCC 27618 genomic window carries:
- a CDS encoding MBA family surface membrane protein, with product MKILKNKKFWALTIGSALIGVSVIASVASCYGSNVQSKLSDKLVEDENNNYYVAYEITNYDKLKDSEKAQLEKISFATSITPVDKTKNSQVFNAKVNDGIIFNKQTKTFYIKLVRKPELGESIIILPSDSILKTHGFVVVNENLKFVKINKKGEVQTTPSKPAVEKKDNLLVKTVVFSKVVDAKSTLSFELSTLELADEAKVEISVELSTKKVDASDTKDVIAPTLAKAVLDKTTKKINVEISNLAQGQKYTVAKLTLNGKEIALSDEQKQVALSVTKEDNKENPTPLPPVPKANK from the coding sequence ATGAAGATATTAAAAAATAAGAAATTTTGAGCATTAACAATAGGTAGTGCTTTAATTGGTGTGAGTGTTATTGCATCAGTAGCTTCATGTTATGGTTCAAACGTACAATCTAAATTAAGCGATAAATTAGTTGAAGACGAAAATAATAATTACTATGTAGCATATGAAATCACTAACTATGACAAACTAAAAGATAGTGAAAAAGCACAATTAGAAAAAATTAGCTTTGCAACTTCAATTACACCAGTTGATAAAACAAAAAACTCACAAGTTTTTAACGCTAAAGTAAATGATGGTATTATATTTAATAAACAAACAAAAACATTCTACATTAAATTAGTCCGTAAGCCAGAACTTGGTGAAAGTATTATTATTTTACCAAGTGATTCAATTTTAAAAACACACGGTTTTGTTGTTGTAAACGAAAATTTAAAATTTGTTAAAATTAACAAAAAAGGTGAAGTACAAACAACACCAAGCAAACCAGCAGTTGAAAAGAAGGACAATTTACTTGTTAAAACAGTTGTATTTTCAAAAGTTGTTGATGCAAAATCAACTTTAAGTTTTGAATTAAGTACATTAGAATTAGCTGATGAAGCAAAAGTTGAAATTAGTGTTGAATTATCTACTAAAAAAGTTGATGCATCTGATACTAAAGATGTTATTGCTCCAACTTTAGCAAAAGCAGTATTAGATAAAACAACTAAAAAAATTAATGTTGAAATTAGTAATTTAGCACAAGGGCAAAAATACACTGTCGCTAAATTAACACTTAATGGTAAAGAAATTGCTTTAAGTGATGAACAAAAACAAGTAGCATTAAGCGTTACAAAAGAAGATAATAAAGAAAATCCAACTCCTTTACCACCAGTACCAAAAGCAAATAAATAA
- a CDS encoding DegV family protein, protein MKTAILIDTGANVLDIKDDNVYFVPIQLIVKEHQVEQQLKDVIDVSQEQLKQILINKTSIHTSLPSPGFVMNKLDELFTKYDRVVILTLSSGLSSYFESLSIIKEDYKDKHLVCIDSRSVSIGILWLVDEINSLLKNNPSDEELIALVKERSQKIIGGVIVNNLDQLIAGGRVKKTKGIIAKALRLKLIVRWNGQLDFMDKTPNLSIAIDKLLDIINDQNQWRTNGIKNIVILTDLENESQINSLKTSLQEKIQQDVEIKVSYLPGCIYAHVGLNNFAILIEAN, encoded by the coding sequence ATGAAAACAGCAATTTTAATCGATACTGGCGCTAATGTTTTAGATATTAAAGATGATAATGTGTATTTTGTACCCATTCAATTAATTGTTAAAGAACATCAAGTTGAACAACAATTAAAAGATGTTATTGATGTTAGTCAAGAACAATTAAAACAAATATTAATTAATAAAACAAGTATTCATACTTCATTACCTTCACCAGGCTTTGTTATGAATAAATTAGACGAGTTATTTACAAAATACGATCGTGTTGTTATTTTAACGTTATCAAGTGGTTTATCAAGTTATTTTGAGTCTTTAAGTATTATTAAAGAAGATTATAAAGACAAGCATCTAGTATGTATTGACTCACGTTCTGTTTCCATTGGTATTTTATGATTAGTTGATGAAATCAATTCGCTACTAAAAAATAATCCAAGTGATGAAGAATTAATAGCATTAGTTAAAGAACGTTCACAAAAAATTATTGGTGGTGTTATTGTCAATAATTTAGATCAATTAATTGCGGGCGGGCGTGTTAAGAAAACTAAAGGAATCATAGCAAAAGCATTACGTTTAAAATTAATTGTTCGTTGAAATGGTCAATTAGATTTTATGGATAAAACACCAAATTTATCAATCGCTATCGATAAACTATTAGATATTATTAATGACCAAAATCAATGACGTACTAATGGTATTAAAAACATTGTTATTCTTACTGATTTAGAAAACGAATCACAAATCAATTCACTAAAAACATCATTACAAGAAAAAATCCAGCAAGATGTTGAAATTAAAGTTTCATATCTACCTGGATGTATTTATGCCCATGTTGGTTTAAATAATTTTGCTATTTTAATTGAAGCTAACTAA
- the ytpR gene encoding YtpR family tRNA-binding protein, giving the protein MYIYYNRTSLNDTLIFLKNNEQYDHQVFLNDDLLLFYRNKELIGFNLWNASKYLENLSEGYLYPSLELMQKLSNLTKTKLVPNDDFKGFIVGVILEANLIPNTHLHVCLVDIGNQQVQIVCGAQNARVGLKTVVATPNLLMPNGNEIKKSKLMNYDSFGMLCSQKELNIEGFNSQGIVELNEQYQVGQLFTKVYSNLK; this is encoded by the coding sequence ATGTATATTTATTATAATAGAACAAGTTTAAATGATACGTTAATATTTTTAAAAAATAATGAGCAATATGATCATCAAGTATTTTTAAATGATGACTTATTGCTTTTTTATCGCAATAAAGAATTAATTGGATTTAATTTATGAAATGCAAGTAAATATCTAGAAAATTTAAGCGAGGGGTATTTATATCCTAGTTTAGAATTAATGCAAAAATTAAGCAATTTAACAAAAACAAAATTAGTGCCAAATGATGATTTTAAAGGTTTTATTGTTGGTGTAATTTTAGAAGCTAATTTAATTCCTAACACGCATTTACATGTTTGTTTAGTTGATATTGGTAATCAACAAGTACAAATTGTATGCGGCGCTCAAAATGCACGTGTTGGTTTAAAAACAGTTGTCGCAACACCTAATTTATTAATGCCAAATGGCAATGAGATTAAAAAGTCAAAATTAATGAACTATGATTCGTTTGGGATGTTATGTTCACAAAAAGAATTAAATATTGAAGGTTTTAATTCACAAGGAATTGTTGAACTTAACGAACAATATCAAGTTGGTCAATTGTTTACAAAAGTTTATAGTAATTTGAAATAA
- a CDS encoding ribose-phosphate pyrophosphokinase, with protein MPKNHDILLFSLSNSHQLANKIANLLKIELSPIRIDKFADGEFIVAPQVPVRGRRVIIIQSTSKPVNDSLMELLIAIDSIKRASAKAISVVIPYYGYARQDRKAKPREPITARLVAKMIESAGATSVLTWDIHSLQTQGFFDIPFDSLEAVWVLMKHYFDAYKDSSNITIVSPDYGGVKRAREISIATGATLAIVDKRRSGKNQVEINNVLGDVQGRDCVIVDDMIDTGGTILGAAKIVREKGAKSITIIATHGLFNNNARERFEQAIKDKIINKVCIADTIENEPFEGLEIVSIAPAIAKCIEIYSKGAGSMSFVHDENSKFLFTKKNNK; from the coding sequence ATGCCAAAAAATCATGATATATTATTATTTAGTTTATCGAATTCCCATCAATTAGCTAATAAAATTGCTAATTTACTTAAAATTGAATTATCACCAATTAGAATTGATAAATTTGCTGATGGTGAGTTCATTGTAGCTCCTCAAGTACCAGTGCGTGGACGTCGTGTAATTATTATTCAATCAACATCAAAACCTGTTAATGATAGTTTAATGGAATTATTAATTGCGATTGATTCAATTAAACGAGCTAGTGCTAAAGCAATTAGTGTTGTAATTCCTTATTATGGATATGCTCGTCAAGATCGAAAAGCTAAACCACGCGAACCAATTACAGCACGTTTAGTTGCTAAGATGATTGAGAGTGCAGGAGCAACAAGTGTATTAACTTGAGATATCCACTCTTTACAAACACAAGGCTTCTTTGATATTCCCTTTGATTCACTAGAAGCTGTGTGAGTTTTAATGAAACATTATTTTGATGCTTATAAAGATTCATCAAATATAACGATTGTTTCACCAGATTATGGTGGTGTAAAACGTGCACGTGAAATTTCAATAGCTACTGGTGCGACATTAGCAATTGTTGATAAACGTCGATCTGGCAAAAATCAAGTTGAAATTAATAATGTTTTAGGTGATGTTCAAGGACGTGATTGCGTAATTGTTGATGATATGATTGATACTGGTGGAACAATTTTAGGAGCTGCTAAAATTGTGCGTGAAAAGGGTGCTAAATCAATAACAATTATTGCAACGCATGGTTTATTTAATAACAATGCTCGCGAACGTTTTGAACAAGCAATTAAAGATAAAATTATCAATAAAGTTTGCATCGCTGATACAATTGAAAACGAACCTTTTGAAGGTCTTGAAATCGTAAGTATTGCTCCAGCAATTGCTAAATGTATTGAAATTTATTCAAAAGGTGCTGGTTCAATGTCATTTGTTCATGATGAGAATTCAAAATTCTTATTTACTAAAAAGAATAATAAGTAA